The Sesamum indicum cultivar Zhongzhi No. 13 linkage group LG6, S_indicum_v1.0, whole genome shotgun sequence genomic interval TACAATGACTGCCACAAGAATCCTAACTGCAAGCCTCTTCCTGCTGTAAGTtcaattgttgtaattattcagTTAGATTAATGTATATCATTGGAAGTAGAATTGTTcttttatcttcatttttaattagtgTGAGATTCTGTTTTCTTGTTAATTTTGAGATGAATTTTCTTGCCATATATAGGGAATAAAGTTTAATTAGAGCAATTTTCTGAAGAATTTTTGGGTTCTGCGATGTGATGGATTTTAGAGGAAATAAACTTATAGCATCTCAAAGattattcatataaatggAAATGCAGAATCTCAGAGACCTGTTTGAATGAGTTgataactataaaaaattaatttcagaatGAAACAATGGCAGTTACTaataaatttggatttatttgtgctgatttgaaattttcagaaaaggAAAGCTTGTAAGATGGATTGTTTAGTGAGAGATTTTCTTGTCTTAAATCTTACTATTTTCAGACACTGAGGTTCGATTTCGTAAGAAACTCAAAGATCCAGTACCTAAGATCAATCAACAGCAAGAACTCCCACATCAACATATTTGCTTGCTACAACATGGACATCAGCTACATCAGGCTGTCAGCACCAGCGAACAGCCCCAACACAGACGGCATCCGCATCGGCAGCTCAAGCAGAATCAAGATTTCACGGGCCGTCATCAGCACAGGAGATGACTGCATATCCATGGTCTCTGGCAGCCAGAACATCGACATATCCGACGTCTCTTGTGGGCCGGGTCATGGGATTAGCGTTGGGAGCCTGGGCAGAAGTCATCAGCACGAATATGTCACAGGAATAAGCGTGCGAAACTGCACGTTTATAGGCTCAGATAACGGCGTGAGGATCAAAACATGGGCTCCCTCCTTGTATAGTCTGGCTTCAAACATAACCTTTCAGGACATTGCCATGATAAGTGTCCACAACCCTCTTGTTATTGATCAACAATACTGCCCATTAGCCCAGTGCCTAGAGGTAAGCTCTTTTGACGTCCTGTGCtctgaaatttcaaataatcatAACCATCTACGTATGCCAGACCCCACATGTTTTCACTGTTGAAATGACTATGATTGTCCTTAAATACTCTTTATGTATCGGTGATGATACTTCTTTTCTTGTAGGGTGATTCGGCTGTGCAAATAGAGAATGTGATATTCAAGAACATTTGGGGCATCTCAAGTACACAAGTTGCGGTGAATCTACAATGCAGTGGGGCGCTGCCTTGCAAGAACGTCAAAATCATAAACATCAACTTGGCGTACAAGGGCCGTGGGGGACAGGCGAAAGCCCTGTGTTCTCATGTGTTGGGATCTTCTTATGGAAAACAGATCCCTGCTGGCTGTTTCTAGctgcttttctttttgcttcaCTTGCAGTAACTACAGCTTTCACTAAATCACTAACTTGAACTACATATACACCTTTAGTGCACAAAATCCTGTGTTTCAATTTGCACTAGTGGTGTATTTTAGTTTACTCAAGGTGTAGATATGTTGGAGGAGCAAACGTTGCTCATACGGTCTAGAATCAGAAGAACGTTTTCATTGAAATCCTGTCTTTGATCGATCACTTCAAGAAACTCATGAAGTTTATTTCGAATCAAAGAAATCCTGGACTTGAGGGATACTTTAATCTGCTTGATATATTATATCTCAGAAATTATCCAAATTTGTTAAAtgggaaaatcaaaattaccaaaatttagCATGTTGAATTCTTGAAAGTGTGTTGGAGCAAACTATCCCACATTGATAGCAAAACTGCAGACGAGGGTGGAAAGTGAATAAATGGGGACCTAGTGGCACATTAATACATACTTACCTGGACGGGGTCGATGGGTGATCAAGAAGGCCCATGGCCTAGGTTGGTGACCTCCATTGCACTCAGGAGGGGTGCCCGCCTAAGGTCGGCCCATAGTGGTCGAGCCTACGTCGTAATTTGTGGTAGAGGGGGCTTGCGTTCGCGCGGCCCCTGCCCAATTCATTATCTTAAATTTTGTGATACGACCTCGATCACTATCCTGGCCAAACGAAAGATATCTCTCATGTACTAGCAAATTGCAACATAAAGCTGCATTTTTGCTTCTTCCATGTAATGCAAAATTGCGAGCCTGCCCAATTTTCGATGTCTATAGATAACGGAAAAAATTTGTATGTTCTCATGTATTACATATGCTAGTAAGCCAAGTTTAACATATGACCGTTAACTACGTTCTGTTCTAAACCTCTATTATATCCGGTTGATATGTTCCACCGGCCATGAACTCATGTACTTCTCCATTCACTTCAATCAAACTACATCCCGGTTGTTTCTCCATCTGCTTCTTCTTCATCGTCATCCTTTCCTGCACTGCTTTCCTGAAATCCCCTGAGGCTGCATAGACGTTTGACAACAATACGTGAGCACTCGTGTCATCAGGATCCAACGATATCAAATTTCTTGCTGCCCATTCAGCACTGTCAACGTACCAATGACTACTGCAGGCTGATAACAGCGATCCCCATATAATAGCATCAGGTTTCATAGGCATACTTTTTACAAGCTCTGCTGCATCTTCAATCAAACCTGCTCTGCCTAGAACATCAACCATGCAACCATAGTGTTTCATTGTTGGCTCGATGCTGTATGTTTCTGTCATCAGTTTAAAATACTCTCTTGCTTTATCGACTCGTCCTGAATGATTGGATGCTGTTAGAACCGCAATGAAACTCACAGAATCCGGTCTAAGATTTGAAGATTCAAGCTCCAAGAACAACTCAAATACGTCATCTTCAAAGCCATTTGTTGCTAAGCCTAACATCATTGAGTTCCAAGATGACAGCCCTTTCCATGGGGTGGTCACAAAAACTTGGCGTGCCGTCTCAACGTCTCCAGACTTGCAGTACATGTCGATGATTGCTGTAATTACAATCACATTCAGCTCAACACCGTTCTTCTTGATATAGTCATGGATCCATTTCCCTTGTTCAAGAGCTCCTAATTTCGCACAAGCATTCAACACACTTACCAGCGTAAACTCACTAGGCTTAATCCCCATCTCCTGCATCTCGTAAAAAAGCTCCAATGCCTCAATCCACTTCCCATTTCTAACATAACCACTGATCATAGTATTCCAAGAAACCTCATTTCTACATGGTATCTTACAGAACAATCTCCAAGATTCCTCCACTTCACCACACTTTGCAAGGCCCATAACCATCGAGTTCCAAGCGACAACATCCGAATCTCTATCTTCATCAAACAGTTTCCAAGCATTGCCCAAAAGCCCACAATTCGCATACATGTGAATGATCGAATTTCGTATAAACGGATCAAATTCCAATCCTAGTTTAACGATTCTTCCATGAAGCTGG includes:
- the LOC105165552 gene encoding pentatricopeptide repeat-containing protein At2g42920, chloroplastic isoform X1; the protein is MPPCFCSFNPPSTSISKFISDQPFLSMLETNCHTIKDLKKIHAHIIKTGLAKDAVAASRVLAFCATGPDRDLVYAFSVFRQIEEPNLFIWNTVIRGFSQSSDPHVAISLFVEMLVDSRVQPEKLTYPSVFKAYTQLGLAEDGAQLHGRIVKLGLEFDPFIRNSIIHMYANCGLLGNAWKLFDEDRDSDVVAWNSMVMGLAKCGEVEESWRLFCKIPCRNEVSWNTMISGYVRNGKWIEALELFYEMQEMGIKPSEFTLVSVLNACAKLGALEQGKWIHDYIKKNGVELNVIVITAIIDMYCKSGDVETARQVFVTTPWKGLSSWNSMMLGLATNGFEDDVFELFLELESSNLRPDSVSFIAVLTASNHSGRVDKAREYFKLMTETYSIEPTMKHYGCMVDVLGRAGLIEDAAELVKSMPMKPDAIIWGSLLSACSSHWYVDSAEWAARNLISLDPDDTSAHVLLSNVYAASGDFRKAVQERMTMKKKQMEKQPGCSLIEVNGEVHEFMAGGTYQPDIIEV
- the LOC105165552 gene encoding pentatricopeptide repeat-containing protein At2g42920, chloroplastic isoform X2, yielding MPPCFCSFNPPSTSISKFISDQPFLSMLETNCHTIKDLKKIHAHIIKTGLAKDAVAASRVLAFCATGPDRDLVYAFSVFRQIEEPNLFIWNTVIRGFSQSSDPHVAISLFVEMLVDSRVQPEKLTYPSVFKAYTQLGLAEDGAQLHGRIVKLGLEFDPFIRNSIIHMYANCGLLGNAWKLFDEDRDSDVVAWNSMVMGLAKCGEVEESWRLFCKIPCRNEVSWNTMISGYVRNGKWIEALELFYEMQEMGIKPSEFTLVSVLNACAKLGALEQGKWIHDYIKKNGVELNVIVITAIIDMYCKSGDVETARQVFVTTPWKGLSSWNSMMLGLATNGFEDDVFELFLELESSNLRPDSVSFIAVLTASNHSGRVDKAREYFKLMTETYSIEPTMKHYGCMVDVLGRAGLIEDAAELVKSMPMKPDAIIWGSLLSACSSHCLRGFQESSAGKDDDEEEADGETTGM
- the LOC105165841 gene encoding exopolygalacturonase-like, yielding MAAKCYLNMIPSSLLLFLSILVLVRGVSLPPRSFHVIKYGAVANGRTDSTRAFLRAWEDACAYNGRSRVTIPQGTYLLGSVSFEGPCNGSMTFLIKGTLRAPTDPGKFFTDTWIGFRYMENLTVKGGGYLDGQGAAAWEYNDCHKNPNCKPLPATLRFDFVRNSKIQYLRSINSKNSHINIFACYNMDISYIRLSAPANSPNTDGIRIGSSSRIKISRAVISTGDDCISMVSGSQNIDISDVSCGPGHGISVGSLGRSHQHEYVTGISVRNCTFIGSDNGVRIKTWAPSLYSLASNITFQDIAMISVHNPLVIDQQYCPLAQCLEGDSAVQIENVIFKNIWGISSTQVAVNLQCSGALPCKNVKIININLAYKGRGGQAKALCSHVLGSSYGKQIPAGCF